In Streptomyces sclerotialus, one genomic interval encodes:
- a CDS encoding class I SAM-dependent DNA methyltransferase — MSDSYDGYEGLNRLALDRAGQAEAFNAIASAYDSAFPHKEGQRAAGAWLAAALPDGSRVLDVGCGTGLPTAQQLSGAGHDVVGVDISATMIEMARENVPSAEFHHLDLADLRDGRLGGPGSFDGAAAFFSLLMLPRAEIPYALRMLHTLLRPEGLLALSMVESDVDDYPIPFLGHTIRVSGYLRDDLRHVVRDAGFEVTGEDSYAYAPASTDVPPEIQLFLHLRRA, encoded by the coding sequence GTGAGCGACAGCTACGACGGGTACGAGGGCCTGAACCGGTTAGCACTGGACCGGGCCGGGCAGGCCGAGGCGTTCAACGCGATCGCCTCGGCCTACGACAGCGCGTTCCCCCACAAGGAGGGGCAGCGCGCCGCCGGAGCCTGGCTCGCCGCCGCGCTGCCGGACGGCTCCCGCGTGCTGGACGTCGGCTGCGGCACGGGCCTGCCCACCGCCCAGCAGCTGTCCGGGGCCGGCCACGACGTCGTCGGGGTCGACATCTCCGCCACCATGATCGAAATGGCGCGGGAGAACGTTCCCTCCGCCGAGTTCCACCACCTCGACCTCGCCGACCTGCGGGACGGCCGGCTCGGCGGCCCCGGCTCGTTCGACGGTGCCGCCGCCTTCTTCTCCCTGCTGATGCTGCCGCGCGCGGAAATCCCGTACGCGCTGCGGATGCTGCACACACTCCTGCGGCCGGAAGGGCTGCTCGCCCTGTCGATGGTCGAGTCCGACGTGGACGACTACCCGATTCCGTTCCTGGGCCACACGATCCGGGTATCGGGTTACCTGCGGGACGACTTGCGCCATGTCGTGCGCGACGCGGGTTTCGAAGTCACCGGGGAGGACTCGTATGCGTATGCCCCGGCCAGTACGGACGTGCCACCCGAGATCCAGCTCTTCCTGCACCTGCGACGCGCTTGA
- a CDS encoding class II fumarate hydratase: MTDSTEYRTEHDSMGEVRVPADAKWRAQTQRAVENFPISGQRLERAHIEALARIKAAAAKVNAELGVVDEDVARAIQEAAAEVADGRWDDHFPVDVFQTGSGTSSNMNTNEVLATLATERLGRDVHPNDHVNASQSSNDVFPSSIHIAATAAVTADLIPALEHLAASLERKAEEFKEVVKSGRTHLMDATPVTLGQEFGGYAAQVRYGVERLRAALPRLAELPLGGTAVGTGINTPPGFAAAVIAEVARTTGLPLTEARNHFEAQGARDGIVEASGQLRTIAVGLTKIANDLRWMASGPRTGLAEIQLPDLQPGSSIMPGKVNPVIPEAVLMVAAQVTGNDATVATAGAAGNFELNVMLPVIAKNVLESVRLLANVSRLLADRTVDGITANAERAREYAESSPSVVTPLNKYIGYEEAAKVAKKSLAERKTIREVVIESGYVERGVLTEAQLDEALDVLRMTHP; this comes from the coding sequence ATGACCGACAGCACTGAGTACAGGACCGAGCACGACTCCATGGGCGAGGTACGGGTTCCCGCCGACGCCAAGTGGCGGGCCCAGACCCAGCGCGCCGTGGAGAACTTCCCGATCTCGGGGCAGCGGCTGGAGCGGGCGCACATCGAGGCGCTGGCCCGGATCAAGGCCGCCGCTGCCAAGGTCAACGCCGAGCTGGGGGTGGTGGACGAGGACGTCGCGCGGGCGATCCAGGAGGCCGCGGCCGAGGTCGCCGACGGCCGCTGGGACGACCACTTCCCCGTCGACGTCTTCCAGACCGGCTCCGGCACGTCCTCCAACATGAACACCAACGAGGTGCTGGCCACGCTCGCGACCGAGCGGCTGGGCCGGGACGTCCACCCCAACGACCACGTCAACGCCAGCCAGTCCTCCAACGACGTCTTCCCCTCCTCGATCCACATCGCGGCCACCGCCGCCGTGACCGCCGACCTGATCCCGGCCCTGGAGCACCTGGCCGCCTCCCTGGAGCGCAAGGCCGAGGAGTTCAAGGAGGTCGTGAAGTCGGGCCGGACGCATCTGATGGACGCCACGCCCGTGACGCTGGGCCAGGAGTTCGGCGGGTACGCGGCGCAGGTCCGGTACGGCGTCGAGCGGCTGCGGGCCGCCCTCCCCCGGCTCGCCGAACTGCCGCTCGGCGGTACGGCGGTGGGTACGGGCATCAACACCCCGCCCGGCTTCGCCGCCGCGGTCATCGCCGAAGTGGCGCGGACCACCGGGCTGCCGCTGACCGAGGCGCGGAACCACTTCGAGGCGCAGGGCGCGCGGGACGGCATCGTGGAGGCCAGCGGCCAGCTGCGGACGATCGCGGTCGGCCTGACGAAGATCGCCAACGATCTGCGGTGGATGGCCTCGGGACCCCGTACGGGCCTGGCGGAGATCCAGCTGCCCGACCTCCAGCCCGGCTCGTCGATCATGCCGGGGAAGGTCAATCCGGTCATTCCCGAAGCGGTGCTGATGGTCGCCGCGCAGGTGACGGGGAACGACGCGACGGTCGCCACGGCGGGCGCCGCGGGCAACTTCGAGCTCAACGTGATGCTGCCGGTGATCGCGAAAAATGTCCTGGAGTCGGTGCGACTTCTGGCCAATGTCTCGCGGCTGCTGGCGGACCGTACGGTCGACGGCATCACGGCCAACGCCGAACGGGCCCGTGAGTACGCCGAGTCCTCCCCTTCCGTCGTCACCCCGCTCAACAAGTACATCGGGTACGAGGAAGCCGCGAAGGTGGCCAAGAAGTCACTGGCCGAGCGGAAGACCATCCGCGAGGTGGTGATCGAGTCCGGATACGTCGAACGGGGTGTGCTGACCGAGGCCCAGCTGGACGAGGCGCTGGACGTGCTGCGCATGACGCATCCGTGA
- a CDS encoding SPFH domain-containing protein yields MSDSAPTPPAITEPDPPALPAPQVREVTAHSIPGGLGLLLTVLGVLAGIALAILGAATASDGGKGLGGTMIGVGILLLLVSLFCMGGVKMVAPGEARVIQLFGRYVGTIRTDGLRWINPLTSATKISTRVRNHETAVLKVNDAYGNPIELASIVVWKVEDTAQALFEVDDFLEFVATQTEAAVRHIAIEYPYDAHDEDALSLRGNAEEITEKLAAELTARVEAAGVRIIEARFSHLAYAPEIASAMLQRQQAGAVVAARQQIVEGAVGMVESALDRINEQGIVELDEERKAAMVSNLMVVLCGDRAAQPVLNTGSLYQ; encoded by the coding sequence ATGTCCGACTCCGCGCCCACACCGCCCGCCATCACCGAGCCCGACCCCCCGGCCCTGCCCGCGCCGCAGGTCAGAGAGGTGACGGCGCACAGCATCCCGGGCGGCCTCGGCCTGCTGCTGACCGTGCTCGGCGTCCTCGCCGGCATCGCGCTGGCGATCCTCGGCGCCGCCACCGCCTCGGACGGCGGCAAGGGACTGGGCGGCACGATGATCGGCGTCGGCATCCTGCTGCTGCTCGTCTCGCTCTTCTGCATGGGCGGCGTGAAGATGGTCGCGCCGGGCGAGGCGCGGGTGATCCAGCTCTTCGGCCGGTACGTCGGCACGATCCGCACCGACGGCCTGCGCTGGATCAACCCGCTCACCAGCGCCACCAAGATCTCCACCCGGGTCCGCAACCACGAGACCGCGGTCCTGAAGGTCAACGACGCGTACGGCAACCCCATCGAGCTGGCGTCGATCGTGGTCTGGAAGGTCGAGGACACCGCGCAGGCGCTCTTCGAGGTCGACGACTTCCTGGAGTTCGTCGCGACCCAGACCGAGGCGGCCGTCCGGCACATCGCGATCGAGTACCCCTACGACGCGCACGACGAGGACGCCCTCTCGCTGCGCGGCAACGCCGAGGAGATCACCGAGAAGCTCGCCGCCGAGCTGACCGCCCGGGTCGAGGCGGCCGGCGTGCGGATCATCGAGGCGCGCTTCAGCCACCTCGCGTACGCCCCCGAGATCGCCTCGGCGATGCTCCAGCGGCAGCAGGCCGGCGCGGTCGTCGCGGCCCGCCAGCAGATCGTCGAGGGCGCGGTCGGCATGGTCGAGTCGGCGCTCGACCGGATCAACGAGCAGGGCATCGTCGAGCTGGACGAGGAGCGCAAGGCGGCCATGGTCTCGAACCTGATGGTGGTGCTGTGCGGTGACCGCGCGGCCCAGCCCGTCCTGAACACGGGCTCGCTGTACCAGTGA
- the fomD gene encoding cytidylyl-2-hydroxypropylphosphonate hydrolase, whose amino-acid sequence MTADTVETRDGHTSGTARWAPGEHILWRYRGNATDRFHICRPVTVVQDTDELLAVWMAPGTVCVKPVLADGTPVSREPLASRYTKPRRVVRDRWFGTGVLKLARPGDPWSVWLFWERGWQFKNWYVNLEEPRRRWSGGVDSEDHFLDIAVYPDRHWEWRDEDEFAQAQADGLMPASQAGEVQAAARAAVEQITEWGAPFADGWEHWRPDPQWTLPALPDDWDRVPGRSPS is encoded by the coding sequence ATGACAGCGGATACGGTGGAGACAAGGGACGGCCATACGTCCGGAACCGCGCGCTGGGCGCCGGGCGAGCACATCCTGTGGCGCTATCGCGGCAATGCCACCGACCGCTTCCACATCTGCCGGCCCGTCACCGTCGTGCAGGACACCGACGAGCTGCTCGCCGTCTGGATGGCGCCGGGCACCGTCTGCGTCAAGCCGGTGCTCGCCGACGGTACCCCTGTCAGCCGTGAGCCGCTGGCCAGCCGGTACACCAAGCCGCGGCGCGTGGTGCGGGACCGCTGGTTCGGCACCGGCGTGCTGAAGCTGGCGCGGCCCGGCGATCCGTGGTCGGTCTGGCTCTTCTGGGAGCGCGGCTGGCAGTTCAAGAACTGGTACGTGAACTTGGAGGAGCCGCGCCGCCGGTGGTCCGGCGGCGTGGACTCCGAGGACCACTTCCTGGACATCGCGGTCTACCCGGACCGGCACTGGGAGTGGCGGGACGAGGACGAGTTCGCGCAGGCGCAGGCCGACGGGCTGATGCCGGCCTCGCAGGCCGGGGAGGTGCAGGCGGCGGCCAGGGCCGCGGTCGAGCAGATCACCGAGTGGGGCGCGCCGTTCGCGGACGGCTGGGAGCACTGGCGGCCGGACCCGCAGTGGACCCTGCCGGCGCTGCCGGACGACTGGGACCGGGTACCCGGCCGCTCCCCCTCGTGA
- a CDS encoding transglycosylase domain-containing protein codes for MGRAEARRAQKRGRRRAKAKRRAGIGRFFTFKKLLGAFFTVCLLGVLGFVAAYLYVDVPKDGNVEATAQSNVYKWADGSVMVRTGKYNRESVPLSEIPKAVQHTFVAAENKSFYDDSGVDLKGTARGILNTLRGQGKQGGSTITQQFVKNYYLTQDQTISRKLKEIVISLKVDQKLSKNDILAGYINTSYYGRGAYGIQAAAQAYYRVDAKDLTVSQGAYLASLLQAPNQYDWAVATDAGKKRVKERWAYTLDNMVEMGWLDEAERAEQKFRVPKEPKPQPGLEGRNGYLVEAAKAELRAQGVDIDSGGGWTITLGIEKDRQRALEKAVDDRLNSKLDPKARAADADAQAGAVSVDPGTGHIVAMYGGKGYTEHYTNNALRADYQPASTFKPVILAAALEEGSTTQDGTPITPDTVYDGTSRRPVKGSAIGFAPPNEDEKDYGPISVQEAMNNSVNSVFAQMGVDVGLDTVRQTAGQLGMDAEKISGRPAMTLGSMGASPKQMAGVYATLDNHGKKVTPTLVTSAQQNGDDPVDLPDPVGGQVVTRQTADTVTSVLTGVVQDGTGTAVRNTNYEVAGKTGTSDDNKSAWFVGYTPKLVTAVGLFGEDADPPHPQVTLKGAGGGGRVNGGGYPAEIWAAYTENALGAAVSARFDLDTDMGAGVAPPPSPTPTETEESESPSPSPSESSESASPSPSPSPSESESAEPPEESASPSPSESSDLPLPGDGDEETDKEPGTGNGRHPMLGD; via the coding sequence ATGGGCCGAGCCGAGGCGAGACGGGCGCAGAAGAGGGGCAGGCGCCGGGCGAAAGCGAAACGACGCGCGGGCATAGGCCGCTTCTTCACCTTCAAGAAGCTGCTGGGGGCGTTCTTCACCGTCTGCCTGCTGGGCGTCCTCGGCTTCGTCGCCGCGTACCTGTACGTCGACGTGCCCAAGGACGGCAACGTCGAGGCCACCGCGCAGAGCAACGTCTACAAGTGGGCCGACGGGTCGGTCATGGTCCGCACCGGCAAGTACAACCGCGAGAGCGTGCCGCTGAGCGAGATTCCCAAGGCCGTCCAGCACACCTTCGTCGCCGCCGAGAACAAGTCGTTCTACGACGACTCCGGCGTCGACCTGAAGGGCACGGCCCGCGGCATCCTCAACACCCTGCGCGGCCAGGGCAAGCAGGGCGGCTCGACCATCACCCAGCAGTTCGTGAAGAACTACTACCTGACGCAGGACCAGACGATCAGCCGCAAGCTCAAGGAGATCGTCATCTCCTTGAAGGTCGACCAGAAGCTGAGCAAGAACGACATCCTGGCCGGCTACATCAACACCAGCTACTACGGCCGCGGCGCGTACGGCATCCAGGCCGCCGCCCAGGCCTACTACCGCGTGGACGCCAAGGACCTGACGGTCTCCCAGGGCGCGTACCTCGCCTCGCTGCTCCAGGCCCCCAACCAGTACGACTGGGCCGTCGCCACCGACGCCGGAAAGAAGCGGGTCAAGGAGCGCTGGGCCTACACCCTGGACAACATGGTCGAGATGGGGTGGCTCGACGAAGCGGAGCGCGCCGAGCAGAAGTTCCGGGTACCGAAGGAGCCCAAGCCGCAGCCGGGCCTGGAGGGCCGCAACGGCTACCTCGTCGAAGCCGCCAAGGCGGAGCTGCGCGCCCAGGGCGTCGACATCGACAGCGGCGGCGGGTGGACCATCACCCTCGGCATCGAGAAGGACCGGCAGCGCGCGCTGGAGAAGGCGGTCGACGACCGGCTCAACAGCAAGCTCGACCCCAAGGCCCGCGCGGCCGACGCCGACGCCCAGGCCGGCGCGGTCTCCGTCGACCCGGGCACCGGCCACATCGTGGCGATGTACGGCGGCAAGGGCTACACCGAGCACTACACCAACAACGCCCTCCGCGCCGACTACCAGCCCGCCTCCACCTTCAAGCCGGTCATCCTCGCCGCCGCCCTGGAGGAGGGCTCCACCACCCAGGACGGCACGCCGATCACGCCGGACACGGTCTACGACGGCACCAGCCGCCGGCCGGTCAAGGGCAGCGCCATCGGGTTCGCACCGCCCAACGAGGACGAGAAGGACTACGGCCCGATCTCCGTCCAGGAGGCGATGAACAACTCGGTCAACTCGGTCTTCGCGCAGATGGGCGTGGACGTCGGCCTGGACACGGTGCGGCAGACCGCGGGGCAGCTCGGCATGGACGCCGAGAAGATCTCCGGCCGCCCGGCCATGACCCTCGGCTCGATGGGCGCCAGCCCGAAGCAGATGGCGGGGGTCTACGCGACCCTCGACAACCACGGCAAGAAGGTCACCCCGACGCTGGTGACCTCGGCCCAGCAGAACGGGGACGACCCGGTCGACCTGCCGGACCCGGTCGGCGGCCAGGTCGTCACCCGGCAGACCGCGGACACCGTGACCTCCGTACTGACCGGCGTGGTCCAGGACGGTACGGGCACGGCGGTACGCAACACCAACTACGAGGTCGCGGGCAAGACCGGCACCTCCGACGACAACAAGTCCGCCTGGTTCGTGGGCTACACGCCCAAGCTGGTCACCGCCGTCGGCCTCTTCGGCGAGGACGCGGACCCGCCGCACCCGCAGGTCACCCTCAAGGGCGCGGGCGGCGGCGGCCGGGTCAACGGCGGCGGCTACCCCGCGGAGATCTGGGCCGCCTACACCGAGAACGCCCTGGGCGCCGCGGTGTCGGCCCGCTTCGACCTGGACACCGACATGGGTGCCGGGGTCGCCCCGCCGCCCAGCCCGACGCCGACCGAAACGGAGGAGTCCGAGTCCCCGTCGCCGAGCCCGTCGGAGAGCTCCGAGTCCGCCTCGCCCTCGCCGTCCCCGTCGCCCAGCGAGTCGGAGTCCGCCGAGCCGCCCGAGGAGTCGGCCTCCCCGTCACCGAGCGAGTCCTCGGACCTCCCGCTGCCGGGCGACGGCGACGAGGAGACGGACAAGGAGCCCGGCACCGGCAACGGCAGACACCCGATGCTCGGCGACTGA
- a CDS encoding SpoIIE family protein phosphatase, giving the protein MTEHPTSHPSRPAPLPAAPPAMAPRGLPETTAHGAVDPRDALQRPVGPAPADLPGSGLPGSVAAGPPERTAGGSGELPAPPGRGGKKRRRQRDRRTADRNAAQSADGHTQAGGPGGEPVGDPARDRGAGHGTAGRARSRAEEPGSGSGAHENGGTGGVGRPRDSGEGRARQRPQDPAVPSAGPRRGRARSDGGTRRQAEEPGRPEAPPARSAHPAEGGEPMPARQPGGDRLRFVGAATRRIARGIDLDEIVLGLCRATVPTFADAILVYLRDPLPVGDERPAGPVVLRLRRTDRIPEEADTNGGRLPTLPAQPDLGPAMGGTAAELAEVRIGGPLAEVLRGVRPLFGEAQAAQAALPELLGTGTHMPHGQRVILAPLRGRRRVIGAAVFLRRPDRPAFEPDDLLVAAQLATHTALGVDKAVLYGREAYIADALQRTMLPDSLPQPTGVRLASRYLPAAETARVGGDWYDAIPLPGSRVALVVGDVMGHSMTSAAIMGQLRTTAQTLAGLDLPPQEVLHHLDEQAQRLGTDRMATCLYAVYDPVAHRIIVANAGHPPPVMLHRGGRAEVLRVPPGAPIGVGGVDFEAVELDAPAGATLVLYTDGLVESRIRDVWTGIEQLRERLTETARLTGPNPPPLEPLCDEVLDMLGPGDRDDDIALLAARFDGIAPSDVAYWYLDPKAQTAGQARRLARRALQRWGLEELTDQVELLVSEVVTNAVRYAERPITLRLLRTDVLRCEVGDDVPQLPRLRQARPSDEGGRGLYLVNRLARRWGATRLSTGKVVWFELSMPPVARRLPGRE; this is encoded by the coding sequence GTGACGGAGCACCCCACCTCCCACCCTTCGCGACCGGCACCCCTGCCGGCCGCGCCCCCGGCCATGGCGCCGCGGGGGCTGCCGGAGACGACGGCGCACGGCGCCGTCGATCCGCGCGACGCCCTGCAGCGGCCCGTCGGCCCCGCCCCTGCCGATCTGCCCGGCTCCGGCCTGCCCGGCTCCGTCGCCGCGGGACCGCCCGAGCGCACCGCCGGAGGCTCCGGTGAGCTGCCCGCGCCCCCGGGGCGCGGCGGGAAGAAGCGCAGGCGGCAACGGGACCGGCGGACCGCCGACCGCAATGCCGCGCAGAGCGCCGACGGCCACACCCAGGCCGGCGGGCCCGGCGGCGAGCCCGTCGGCGACCCCGCCCGGGACCGCGGCGCCGGACACGGCACGGCGGGCCGGGCCCGGTCCCGGGCCGAGGAGCCGGGCAGCGGCTCCGGCGCGCACGAGAACGGCGGCACGGGCGGCGTCGGACGGCCGCGCGACAGCGGCGAAGGCCGGGCCCGGCAGCGGCCGCAGGACCCCGCGGTACCGTCCGCGGGGCCGCGCCGCGGCCGTGCCCGGAGCGACGGCGGAACACGCCGGCAGGCCGAGGAGCCGGGGCGCCCGGAGGCGCCGCCGGCCCGCTCGGCGCATCCGGCCGAGGGGGGTGAGCCGATGCCGGCACGGCAGCCCGGCGGCGACCGGCTGCGCTTCGTCGGCGCCGCCACCCGGCGGATCGCGCGCGGCATCGACCTGGACGAGATCGTGCTGGGCCTGTGCCGGGCGACCGTCCCGACGTTCGCCGACGCGATCCTGGTGTACCTGCGCGACCCGCTGCCGGTGGGCGACGAGCGGCCGGCCGGGCCCGTCGTCCTGCGGCTGCGCCGCACCGACCGCATCCCCGAGGAGGCCGACACCAACGGCGGCCGGCTGCCCACCCTGCCCGCGCAGCCCGACCTGGGCCCGGCGATGGGCGGGACGGCGGCCGAGCTGGCGGAGGTACGCATCGGCGGGCCGCTGGCCGAGGTGCTGCGCGGGGTGCGCCCGCTCTTCGGTGAGGCGCAGGCCGCGCAGGCGGCGCTGCCCGAACTGCTCGGCACCGGCACGCACATGCCGCACGGCCAGCGCGTCATCCTGGCGCCGCTGCGCGGCCGCCGCCGGGTGATCGGCGCTGCCGTCTTCCTGCGCCGCCCGGACCGGCCCGCGTTCGAGCCGGACGACCTGCTGGTGGCGGCGCAGCTGGCGACGCACACCGCGCTCGGCGTGGACAAGGCGGTGCTGTACGGGCGCGAGGCGTACATCGCCGACGCGCTGCAGCGCACGATGCTGCCCGACTCCCTCCCGCAGCCCACCGGTGTCCGGCTCGCCAGCCGGTACCTCCCGGCCGCCGAGACGGCCAGGGTCGGCGGTGACTGGTACGACGCGATCCCGCTCCCGGGCTCCAGAGTCGCCCTGGTCGTCGGCGACGTGATGGGGCATTCGATGACCTCGGCCGCCATCATGGGCCAGCTGCGCACGACCGCGCAGACCCTCGCCGGGCTCGACCTGCCGCCGCAGGAGGTGCTGCACCACCTCGACGAGCAGGCCCAGCGGCTCGGCACGGACCGGATGGCGACCTGCCTGTACGCGGTCTACGACCCGGTCGCGCACCGCATCATCGTGGCGAACGCCGGGCATCCGCCGCCCGTCATGCTGCACCGCGGCGGCCGGGCCGAGGTGCTGCGCGTGCCGCCGGGCGCGCCGATCGGCGTCGGCGGCGTCGACTTCGAGGCCGTCGAGCTGGACGCGCCCGCCGGGGCGACCCTCGTCCTCTACACCGACGGGCTGGTGGAGTCCCGGATACGGGACGTGTGGACCGGCATAGAGCAGCTGCGCGAGCGGCTGACGGAGACGGCCCGGCTGACCGGGCCGAACCCGCCGCCGCTGGAGCCGCTCTGCGACGAGGTGCTGGACATGCTCGGCCCGGGCGACCGGGACGACGACATCGCGCTGCTCGCGGCCCGCTTCGACGGGATCGCGCCGAGCGACGTGGCGTACTGGTACCTCGACCCGAAGGCGCAGACCGCCGGGCAGGCCCGCCGGCTGGCCCGCAGGGCTCTCCAGCGCTGGGGGCTCGAAGAGCTGACGGACCAGGTGGAGTTGCTGGTCAGTGAGGTCGTGACGAATGCCGTGCGGTACGCGGAGCGGCCGATCACGCTGCGGCTGCTGCGCACGGACGTACTGCGCTGCGAGGTCGGCGACGACGTGCCGCAGCTCCCGCGGCTGCGCCAGGCCCGCCCGTCGGACGAGGGCGGCCGGGGCCTGTACCTGGTGAACCGGCTGGCCCGGCGCTGGGGTGCGACCCGGCTGAGCACCGGCAAGGTGGTGTGGTTCGAGCTGTCGATGCCGCCCGTGGCACGGCGGCTGCCGGGCCGGGAGTAG
- a CDS encoding fumarate hydratase codes for MPEFAYTDLLPTGEDKTPYRLITKEGVSTFEADGRTFLKVEPEALRKLAEAAIHDIQHYLRPEHLGQLRKIIDDPEASANDKFVALDLLKNANIAAAGVLPMCQDTGTAIVMGKRGQNVLTQGGDEAALSRGIYDAYTKLNLRYSQMAPLTMWDEKNTGSNLPAQIELYANDGDAYKFLFMAKGGGSANKSFLFQETKAVLNEASMMKFLEQKIRSLGTAACPPYHLAIVVGGTSAEYALKTAKYASAHYLDELPTEGSPTGHGFRDTELEEKVFELTQKIGIGAQFGGKYFCHDVRVVRLPRHGASCPVAIAVSCSADRQAVAKITAEGVFLEQLETDPARFLPETTDEELTEGAGPDLDAVKIDLNRPMDEMLAELTKHPVKTRLSLTGTLVVARDIAHAKIKERLDAGEEMPEYLKNHPVYYAGPAKTPEGYASGSFGPTTAGRMDAYVEQFQAAGGSKIMLAKGNRSQQVTDACHAHGGFYLGSIGGPAARLAQDCIKKVEVLEYEELGMEAVWRIEVEDFPAFIVVDDKGNDFFQDPAPTPTFTSIPVRTGS; via the coding sequence ATGCCGGAATTCGCCTATACCGACCTTCTGCCCACGGGCGAGGACAAGACCCCGTACCGTCTGATCACCAAGGAGGGTGTCAGCACCTTCGAGGCGGACGGCCGGACGTTCCTCAAGGTCGAGCCTGAGGCGCTGCGCAAGCTGGCCGAAGCGGCGATCCACGACATCCAGCACTACCTGCGCCCGGAGCACCTCGGCCAGCTCCGGAAGATCATCGACGACCCGGAGGCCTCGGCCAACGACAAGTTCGTCGCCCTGGACCTGCTGAAGAACGCGAACATCGCGGCGGCGGGCGTGCTCCCGATGTGCCAGGACACCGGCACCGCGATCGTCATGGGCAAGCGCGGCCAGAACGTGCTGACGCAGGGCGGCGACGAGGCGGCCCTGTCCCGCGGCATCTACGACGCGTACACCAAGCTGAACCTGCGGTACTCGCAGATGGCCCCGCTGACCATGTGGGACGAGAAGAACACCGGCTCGAACCTGCCGGCGCAGATCGAGCTGTACGCGAACGACGGTGACGCGTACAAGTTCCTCTTCATGGCCAAGGGCGGCGGCTCGGCCAACAAGTCCTTCCTCTTCCAGGAGACCAAGGCGGTCCTCAACGAGGCCTCCATGATGAAGTTCCTGGAGCAGAAGATCCGCTCGCTGGGCACGGCCGCCTGCCCGCCGTACCACCTGGCGATCGTGGTCGGCGGCACCTCCGCCGAGTACGCGCTGAAGACCGCGAAGTACGCCTCCGCGCACTACCTCGACGAGCTGCCCACCGAGGGCTCCCCCACCGGCCACGGCTTCCGCGACACCGAGCTGGAGGAGAAGGTCTTCGAGCTGACGCAGAAGATCGGGATCGGCGCGCAGTTCGGCGGCAAGTACTTCTGCCACGACGTGCGGGTCGTCCGCCTGCCGCGGCACGGCGCGTCCTGCCCGGTCGCCATCGCGGTGTCCTGCTCCGCGGACCGCCAGGCCGTCGCGAAGATCACCGCCGAGGGCGTCTTCCTGGAGCAGCTGGAGACCGACCCGGCGCGCTTCCTCCCCGAGACCACGGACGAGGAGCTGACCGAGGGCGCGGGCCCGGACCTGGACGCGGTGAAGATCGACCTGAACCGTCCGATGGACGAGATGCTGGCCGAGCTGACCAAGCACCCGGTCAAGACCCGTCTCTCGCTCACCGGCACCCTCGTGGTCGCCCGTGACATCGCGCACGCCAAGATCAAGGAGCGGCTGGACGCCGGCGAGGAGATGCCGGAGTACCTCAAGAACCACCCGGTGTACTACGCGGGCCCGGCCAAGACGCCCGAGGGCTACGCGTCCGGCTCCTTCGGCCCGACGACGGCCGGCCGGATGGACGCGTACGTCGAGCAGTTCCAGGCGGCCGGCGGCTCGAAGATCATGCTGGCCAAGGGCAACCGTTCGCAGCAGGTCACCGACGCCTGCCACGCGCACGGCGGCTTCTACCTCGGCTCCATCGGCGGCCCGGCGGCCCGCCTCGCGCAGGACTGCATCAAGAAGGTCGAGGTCCTGGAGTACGAGGAGCTGGGCATGGAGGCGGTCTGGCGGATCGAGGTCGAGGACTTCCCGGCGTTCATCGTCGTGGACGACAAGGGCAACGACTTCTTCCAGGACCCGGCACCGACGCCGACCTTCACCAGCATCCCGGTGCGCACCGGAAGCTGA